One Methylosarcina fibrata AML-C10 DNA segment encodes these proteins:
- the glmU gene encoding bifunctional UDP-N-acetylglucosamine diphosphorylase/glucosamine-1-phosphate N-acetyltransferase GlmU encodes MKITTIILAAGKGTRMRSELPKVLHKIAGKPLLKHVYDMCSELQNNRIKIIYGHGAEQVLEVLKDLDADWIEQKQQLGTGHAVQQVKDQINPADIVLILYGDVPLLKLGTVKHLIAEVSDKSLALLTVNLENPRGYGRIVRNDHGAVTRIVEEKDASESEVLIREVNTGIMAVQGGHLIKWLDRLNNHNAQGEYYLTDIIEMAVADHVHIATSQPKTIDEVLGVNNRSQLGHLERVHQLEQAQQLMERGVTLYDPVRFDLRGTIEHLGLDIEIDVNVILEGQISIGNNVRIGANCRIVDSVIEDNAEILDHSLIEKAVVGQGSRIGPFARLRPETVIARNVHIGNFVEIKKSSVADGSKINHLSYIGDCTVGSRVNVGAGTITCNYDGVNKFHTVIGDGAFIGSDTQLIAPVTIGQNATIGAGSTITKDSPENQLTLSRAKQVSINGWQRPSKREK; translated from the coding sequence ATGAAAATTACCACAATTATCCTGGCGGCCGGCAAAGGCACGCGGATGCGCTCCGAACTGCCGAAAGTGCTGCATAAAATTGCAGGCAAACCCTTGCTGAAACATGTGTATGACATGTGCAGCGAATTGCAGAACAACCGCATTAAAATCATTTACGGCCACGGCGCCGAGCAGGTTCTGGAAGTCTTAAAGGACCTGGATGCCGACTGGATCGAGCAGAAGCAGCAGTTGGGTACGGGCCATGCCGTGCAGCAGGTCAAGGATCAAATCAACCCCGCCGACATCGTCCTGATTCTTTACGGCGACGTTCCCTTGTTAAAACTGGGAACGGTCAAGCATTTGATCGCCGAAGTCAGCGACAAGTCGCTGGCCTTGTTGACGGTCAATCTGGAGAATCCGAGAGGGTATGGTAGAATCGTTCGTAACGATCATGGCGCGGTGACGCGCATTGTCGAAGAAAAAGACGCATCGGAGAGCGAAGTTCTCATCAGGGAAGTCAATACCGGCATCATGGCGGTTCAGGGCGGGCACCTGATAAAATGGCTGGACCGGCTGAACAACCACAATGCTCAGGGCGAATATTATTTGACCGACATCATCGAAATGGCGGTGGCCGATCACGTCCACATCGCCACCAGCCAGCCGAAAACGATTGACGAAGTGCTGGGGGTCAATAACCGCAGCCAGCTCGGTCATCTCGAGCGAGTCCATCAACTGGAGCAGGCTCAGCAACTGATGGAGCGAGGCGTCACCCTTTACGATCCGGTGCGCTTCGACCTCCGGGGCACAATAGAGCATCTGGGGCTTGATATCGAAATCGACGTTAACGTGATTCTCGAAGGACAAATCAGCATCGGCAACAACGTCAGGATCGGCGCCAATTGCCGAATCGTCGACAGCGTGATTGAAGACAACGCCGAAATACTCGACCATAGCCTTATCGAAAAAGCCGTTGTCGGACAAGGCAGCCGCATCGGCCCTTTCGCCAGATTGCGTCCCGAGACGGTCATTGCACGCAACGTTCATATCGGCAATTTTGTCGAGATCAAGAAGTCGTCGGTAGCCGACGGTAGCAAGATCAATCATTTGAGCTATATTGGGGATTGTACTGTAGGCAGCCGGGTCAACGTCGGCGCCGGCACGATCACGTGCAATTATGATGGGGTCAACAAGTTTCATACAGTTATCGGAGACGGCGCCTTTATCGGTTCCGACACACAACTGATCGCTCCCGTTACTATCGGACAAAATGCGACCATAGGCGCCGGTTCGACGATTACCAAAGACAGCCCAGAAAACCAACTGACCTTGAGCAGAGCGAAACAGGTATCGATAAACGGCTGGCAAAGGCCGAGCAAGAGGGAAAAATAA
- a CDS encoding transposase encodes MSTKPALRRNRPIVRRGPQAAKPRLSRRNEGRRLNVIGALRSSGQLVLTKLWQSIHGLWFFAFLMAMRQQVRKPMMVILDNASIYTAQKLKPYWDLLEKKDMRFYCLPVQSRTESD; translated from the coding sequence ATGTCGACGAAGCCGGCTTTGCGCCGCAACCGCCCAATCGTTCGGCGTGGACCCCAAGCGGCGAAACCCAGGCTATCACGGCGAAACGAGGGGCGCCGGCTGAATGTAATCGGTGCCCTGCGGTCGTCGGGCCAGTTGGTCCTGACGAAATTATGGCAAAGTATCCATGGCTTATGGTTCTTTGCGTTTTTGATGGCCATGCGGCAACAAGTCCGCAAGCCCATGATGGTGATTTTGGACAATGCCTCCATTTACACAGCCCAAAAATTGAAACCTTACTGGGACCTTTTGGAAAAAAAAGACATGCGGTTTTATTGCTTGCCCGTACAGTCCCGAACTGAATCGGATTGA
- the atpD gene encoding F0F1 ATP synthase subunit beta, whose amino-acid sequence MSSGKIVQIIGAVVDVEFPRENLPKVYDALTVDGVGLILEVQQQLGDGVARTIAMGSTDGLSRGLAVTNTNAPISVPVGKETLGRIMNVLGQPIDERGPIGETVSWGIHREAPSYADQAAANELLETGIKVIDLICPFSKGGKVGLFGGAGVGKTVNMMELINNIATEHSGLSVFAGVGERTREGNDFYHEMQEAGVINIENLSNSKVAMVYGQMNEPPGNRLRVALTGLTMAEYFRDEGRDVLFFVDNIYRYTLAGTEVSALLGRMPSAVGYQPTLAEEMGVLQERITSTKHGSITSIQAVYVPADDLTDPSPATTFAHLDATVVLSRQIAELGIYPAIDPLDSTSRQLDPLVIGQEHYQVARRVQGILQRYKELRDIIAILGMDELSEEDKLIVARARKIQRFLSQPFFVAEVFTGTPGKYVSLKDTIAGFKGIIEGEYDTIPEQAFYMVGTIDEALEKAKSLK is encoded by the coding sequence ATGAGTTCGGGTAAAATCGTACAAATTATCGGCGCGGTCGTAGACGTGGAGTTTCCACGCGAAAACCTGCCCAAGGTATATGATGCACTGACAGTCGACGGCGTCGGCCTGATCCTGGAAGTGCAACAGCAATTAGGCGACGGCGTGGCCAGAACGATCGCCATGGGAAGTACCGACGGACTGAGCAGAGGCTTGGCCGTCACCAATACCAACGCGCCGATTTCGGTTCCGGTCGGCAAGGAAACCCTGGGCCGGATCATGAACGTGTTGGGACAGCCGATCGACGAACGCGGGCCCATCGGCGAAACCGTCTCCTGGGGGATCCATCGCGAAGCGCCCAGCTATGCCGACCAGGCGGCCGCCAATGAACTGCTGGAAACCGGCATCAAGGTGATCGACCTGATCTGCCCGTTTTCCAAAGGCGGCAAGGTCGGCCTGTTCGGCGGCGCCGGCGTGGGCAAGACGGTCAACATGATGGAGTTGATCAACAACATCGCAACCGAACATTCCGGTTTGTCGGTGTTTGCCGGGGTCGGGGAAAGAACCCGGGAAGGCAATGACTTCTATCACGAAATGCAGGAAGCCGGCGTTATCAACATCGAAAATCTGTCGAACTCCAAAGTGGCGATGGTCTACGGGCAGATGAACGAGCCGCCCGGAAACAGGCTGCGCGTGGCATTGACCGGTTTGACCATGGCCGAATATTTCCGCGACGAAGGCCGCGACGTGCTGTTCTTCGTCGACAACATTTACCGTTACACTCTGGCCGGTACCGAAGTATCGGCATTGCTCGGCCGTATGCCGTCGGCGGTGGGCTATCAGCCGACCCTGGCGGAAGAAATGGGCGTTCTGCAGGAGCGGATCACCTCGACCAAGCACGGTTCGATCACTTCGATTCAGGCGGTTTACGTGCCTGCGGACGACTTGACCGACCCGTCTCCGGCGACCACGTTCGCGCACTTGGATGCGACCGTCGTATTGTCGCGGCAAATCGCCGAGCTCGGCATTTATCCAGCCATCGATCCTCTGGATTCGACCAGCCGCCAGCTCGATCCCCTAGTGATCGGCCAGGAGCATTATCAGGTCGCCCGAAGGGTTCAGGGCATCCTGCAACGCTATAAAGAGCTGCGCGACATTATCGCCATTCTGGGCATGGACGAGCTGTCCGAAGAAGACAAGCTGATCGTGGCGAGAGCGCGGAAAATCCAGCGCTTCCTGTCGCAGCCGTTCTTCGTCGCCGAAGTATTTACCGGAACCCCGGGCAAATACGTATCGCTGAAGGACACCATCGCCGGCTTTAAAGGCATTATCGAAGGCGAATACGACACGATTCCGGAGCAGGCGTTCTACATGGTGGGTACCATCGACGAAGCTCTGGAAAAAGCAAAAAGCCTGAAGTAA
- a CDS encoding helix-turn-helix domain-containing protein encodes MPETIRERRRQWFKNGFASLADQPRSREPRKLSDEHRARLKMWVEAEPLSSRTLIIRLKTEYGVDVSAGTLRNELKRMGYV; translated from the coding sequence ATGCCGGAGACGATACGCGAACGACGGCGCCAATGGTTCAAGAACGGATTCGCCAGCCTAGCCGATCAACCGCGCAGCAGAGAGCCGAGGAAGTTGAGTGATGAGCACCGAGCGCGGTTAAAGATGTGGGTCGAGGCCGAACCGTTAAGCAGCCGAACTTTGATCATTCGTTTGAAAACCGAGTATGGTGTCGACGTCAGTGCCGGCACCCTGCGTAACGAGCTGAAGCGGATGGGTTATGTGTGA
- a CDS encoding NAD-dependent epimerase/dehydratase family protein: protein MEFTKILLNRFSDNPATWLITGVAGFIGSNLLEALLDNGQRVIGLDNFATGHQRNLDQVRDIVGEERWDNFKFINGDIRDIAVCHQACMKVDFVLHQAALGSVPRSIADPVNTNAANIDGFLNMLVAARDAKVKRFIYAASSSTYGDHPGLPKVEDKIGKPLSPYAVTKYVNELYADVFARCYELESIGLRYFNVFGPRQDPAGAYAAVIPKWITAMVRGEDVYVNGDGETSRDFCYIKNVVQANLLAAITQNSAAVNQVYNIAVGDRTTLNQLLDYLKENLVLYFNRLENFKPIYRDFRSGDVRHSLANISKAQALLSYAPTYDVKAGLSEALDWYLKNLNEIFIDNYPSSPT, encoded by the coding sequence ATGGAATTTACTAAAATATTATTAAATCGGTTTTCGGATAATCCGGCTACCTGGTTGATTACGGGGGTTGCAGGCTTTATTGGCTCAAATTTGTTAGAAGCGTTACTTGATAATGGTCAGCGCGTTATTGGGCTTGATAATTTTGCTACCGGTCATCAGCGTAATTTGGATCAAGTTAGAGATATTGTTGGTGAAGAGCGGTGGGACAACTTCAAGTTCATCAATGGCGATATCAGAGATATTGCTGTTTGCCATCAAGCATGCATGAAGGTGGACTTCGTATTACATCAGGCAGCACTCGGTAGTGTCCCAAGATCCATTGCAGATCCTGTTAATACTAACGCGGCAAATATCGATGGATTCTTAAATATGTTGGTTGCCGCACGTGATGCCAAGGTGAAACGCTTTATTTATGCGGCCTCTTCTTCAACTTATGGCGATCATCCAGGCTTACCCAAAGTGGAAGATAAAATTGGAAAGCCTCTATCTCCTTATGCTGTAACCAAGTATGTGAATGAACTGTATGCGGATGTATTTGCAAGATGTTATGAGTTGGAGTCAATCGGATTACGTTATTTCAATGTATTTGGCCCCAGACAGGACCCTGCTGGCGCATACGCCGCAGTAATCCCCAAATGGATTACCGCCATGGTTCGGGGGGAGGATGTCTATGTCAATGGTGATGGCGAAACTAGTAGAGATTTCTGTTATATAAAAAATGTCGTGCAAGCCAATCTACTAGCCGCAATTACTCAAAATAGCGCAGCAGTTAATCAAGTCTATAATATTGCTGTTGGCGATCGTACTACGCTAAATCAATTATTGGATTATCTAAAAGAAAATTTAGTTTTATATTTTAATAGGCTCGAAAATTTCAAGCCCATTTATCGGGATTTTCGATCTGGAGATGTTCGTCATTCACTCGCGAATATTTCTAAAGCTCAGGCGTTATTAAGTTATGCGCCAACATATGATGTTAAAGCAGGATTATCGGAGGCATTAGATTGGTATTTAAAAAATCTTAACGAAATATTTATTGATAATTATCCGTCTTCACCGACTTAA
- the atpG gene encoding F0F1 ATP synthase subunit gamma, translating into MAVGKEIRNKIGSIKNTQKITRAMEMVAASKMRKTKDRMQATRPYSQRIGRIIKHLAHANPEYKHSFLVQRETKRVGIIVISSDRGLCGGLNSNLFRKTLVQLSQWDKAGIEVDVCTIGTKATVFFSNLKKTTLVGQISKLGDTPHLQDIIGIIKIMLDAYEQGRIDELYVVSNEFVNTMTQRPTIEKLLPVAASEMEEDLSGHWDYIYEPDAKDVLDHLLARYIESKVFQGLVENNACEQAARMVAMKSASDNAGKLIQELQLIYNKARQAAITQEISEIVGGAAAV; encoded by the coding sequence ATGGCTGTTGGCAAAGAAATACGCAATAAGATTGGGAGTATTAAAAATACTCAGAAAATCACGCGCGCGATGGAAATGGTCGCGGCCAGCAAGATGCGCAAAACCAAAGACAGAATGCAGGCGACGCGACCTTATTCTCAGCGCATCGGCAGGATCATCAAGCATCTGGCGCATGCCAATCCCGAGTACAAGCATTCGTTTCTGGTGCAGCGCGAGACCAAACGCGTCGGCATCATCGTGATCAGTTCCGATCGGGGCTTGTGCGGCGGTCTGAATTCGAACCTGTTCAGGAAAACGCTGGTCCAGTTGTCGCAGTGGGACAAGGCCGGTATCGAGGTCGACGTCTGCACGATAGGCACCAAAGCGACCGTTTTTTTCAGCAATCTGAAAAAAACGACCCTGGTCGGTCAGATTTCCAAGCTGGGCGATACGCCTCATCTTCAGGACATCATCGGCATCATCAAAATCATGCTGGACGCCTATGAACAGGGCCGAATCGACGAACTGTACGTGGTCAGCAACGAATTCGTCAATACTATGACGCAACGGCCCACCATTGAAAAATTGCTGCCGGTCGCCGCCAGCGAAATGGAAGAGGACCTGTCCGGGCATTGGGATTACATTTATGAGCCGGACGCCAAAGACGTTCTGGATCATTTGCTGGCGCGCTACATCGAATCGAAAGTCTTTCAGGGGCTGGTCGAAAACAATGCCTGCGAGCAGGCCGCGCGCATGGTGGCGATGAAGAGCGCCTCGGACAATGCCGGCAAGCTGATCCAGGAACTGCAATTGATCTATAACAAAGCCAGACAAGCCGCCATCACTCAGGAAATTTCGGAAATCGTCGGCGGCGCGGCAGCCGTTTAA
- a CDS encoding F0F1 ATP synthase subunit epsilon, with protein sequence MTTTVQVDIVSAEKEIFSGTAEMVFAPAEMGEVGIAPRHAPYITRLNPGEVRVKINDKESHPYYISGGMLEVQPHLVTILADTAIRAKDIDEAAALQAKARAEEALADKSGQIDYATAQAQLAQAVMQLRTLDRLRKRGG encoded by the coding sequence ATGACCACGACCGTACAAGTAGACATCGTAAGCGCTGAAAAAGAAATCTTTTCGGGAACGGCGGAAATGGTATTCGCGCCCGCCGAGATGGGCGAAGTAGGCATCGCGCCTCGCCATGCTCCTTACATCACGCGTCTGAATCCTGGGGAAGTGCGGGTCAAGATCAACGACAAGGAAAGTCATCCGTACTACATCTCCGGCGGCATGCTGGAAGTTCAGCCGCATCTGGTAACAATCCTGGCGGATACGGCGATCCGTGCCAAAGACATCGACGAGGCGGCGGCTCTCCAGGCCAAAGCCCGAGCCGAAGAGGCTCTGGCCGACAAATCCGGCCAGATCGACTACGCGACGGCTCAGGCCCAGTTGGCGCAAGCGGTGATGCAGCTCAGAACACTGGACAGGTTGAGAAAACGCGGCGGATAA
- a CDS encoding L-lactate MFS transporter — MSGFFSKQHSIARPGYNRWMVPPAALSVHLCIGQAYAFSVFNDPLTRVLGIIGSTPEDWELTTLGWIFSLAIVFLGVSAAFGGKWLEKVGPRLTMFVAACCFGGGFLISSLGVYLHEIWLLYLGYGVIGGIGLGLGYVSPVSTLIKWFPDRRGMATGMAIMGFGGGAMIGAPLSVMLMDHFKSSMSVGVMEAFLVMGGLYFVSMLIGALTIRLPSADWRPAGWTPKTGQNRMIINHHVHIDQALKTPQFYLLWLVLCLNVTAGIGVLGQASVMIQEMFKGAVTPAAAAGFVGLLSLFNMGGRFFWSSASDFLGRKNTYFVFFTLGPLLYAAVPTMGMLGNIGLFIILYAVIMSMYGGGFATIPAYLADIFGTRFVGGIHGRLLTAWSTAGVLGPVLVNYLREFQIEQGVAKADAYNVTMYLMAGLLALGFLCNLLIRPVHEKHHMDRDEIDDAVSIGNGAGSELAVSETSTN; from the coding sequence ATGTCAGGTTTTTTCTCCAAACAGCACAGTATCGCGAGGCCCGGTTACAATCGCTGGATGGTTCCTCCGGCCGCGTTGTCGGTTCATCTTTGCATCGGCCAGGCCTATGCCTTCAGCGTATTCAACGACCCATTGACTCGGGTCCTCGGCATCATCGGTTCCACTCCGGAAGACTGGGAACTGACGACGCTGGGCTGGATTTTCAGCCTGGCGATTGTTTTTCTGGGGGTGTCGGCGGCTTTCGGCGGTAAATGGCTGGAAAAGGTTGGCCCCAGGTTGACAATGTTCGTCGCCGCCTGCTGCTTCGGCGGCGGCTTTCTAATTTCTTCACTGGGCGTGTATCTGCATGAAATCTGGCTGCTGTATCTGGGTTACGGCGTGATCGGCGGCATCGGACTCGGTTTGGGTTATGTCTCGCCGGTGTCGACCCTGATCAAATGGTTTCCGGACCGCCGCGGCATGGCGACCGGCATGGCCATCATGGGCTTCGGCGGCGGCGCGATGATCGGTGCGCCGCTCTCGGTCATGCTGATGGATCATTTCAAATCATCTATGTCGGTGGGCGTCATGGAGGCCTTTCTGGTCATGGGCGGCCTGTATTTTGTGTCGATGCTGATCGGCGCCCTGACGATCCGTCTTCCTTCTGCCGATTGGCGGCCAGCGGGATGGACGCCGAAGACCGGGCAAAACAGGATGATTATTAATCATCACGTCCATATCGATCAGGCCTTGAAGACGCCGCAATTCTATCTGTTGTGGCTGGTGCTGTGTCTGAACGTCACTGCCGGCATCGGCGTGTTGGGGCAGGCGTCGGTGATGATTCAGGAAATGTTCAAAGGCGCGGTCACGCCCGCGGCGGCAGCCGGCTTTGTCGGCCTGCTGAGTTTGTTCAACATGGGCGGGCGCTTTTTCTGGTCGTCGGCGTCCGATTTTCTGGGCCGTAAAAACACCTATTTCGTATTTTTTACGCTGGGCCCTTTGCTTTACGCCGCCGTTCCCACGATGGGCATGCTCGGCAATATCGGGCTGTTCATCATTTTGTATGCCGTTATCATGAGCATGTACGGCGGAGGTTTCGCAACCATTCCCGCTTATCTGGCCGATATCTTCGGCACCCGCTTTGTCGGCGGCATTCACGGGCGTTTGCTGACGGCCTGGTCGACCGCAGGGGTATTAGGTCCGGTGCTGGTCAATTATTTGCGCGAATTCCAGATCGAACAGGGCGTGGCGAAAGCCGATGCCTACAATGTGACGATGTATCTGATGGCGGGTTTGCTGGCCTTGGGATTTCTGTGCAATTTGCTGATCCGTCCGGTGCATGAAAAACATCATATGGACCGTGATGAAATCGATGATGCTGTGTCGATCGGCAACGGCGCCGGTTCCGAATTGGCTGTTTCCGAGACTTCCACAAACTGA
- the glmS gene encoding glutamine--fructose-6-phosphate transaminase (isomerizing): MCGIVGGIAQRNVVPILMEGLKRLEYRGYDSAGLAVVSNGAICRKRQLGKVKGLEELLNADPVSGLIGIAHTRWATHGKPSTANAHPHVSRNRVAVVHNGIIENHEQLRDVQVQLGYEFTSETDTEVIVHAIDHALEFSRNFVGAVKHAVKKLEGAYALGIVCSDYPDTLIACRKGSPLVIGIGIGEYFVASDVTALLPVTRRFIFLEDGDLAVIKIDELLIYDAHDNLVDRPVKESHLAADAVDKGEYRHYMLKEIYEQPFAISQTLEGRFINGRLQESSFGHNASAVFDRIKSVMILACGTSYHAGLVARYWFERLARIPCQIEVASEFRYRNPVLDPDTLIVTISQSGETADTLAALQEAKRLGAKHSLTICNAPESSLVRESDLVLMTRAGPEIGVASTKAFTTQLTTLLLLLIAIGRRFQLSEELERKITSELFGLPGKVEKTLQLNDEIQELAEQFAEKEHALFLGRGTHYPIAMEGALKLKEISYIHAEAYPAGELKHGPLALIDGDMPVIAVAPNNSLLEKLKSNLQEVSARGGQLIVFKDESLTSANEGNVQYLKIPKVENEIAPIVFTVPLQLLAYHVAVLKGTDVDQPRNLAKSVTVE; this comes from the coding sequence ATGTGTGGCATTGTAGGCGGCATCGCGCAACGAAACGTGGTCCCCATTCTGATGGAAGGACTGAAAAGGCTGGAATACCGTGGCTACGACTCTGCCGGGCTTGCGGTAGTAAGCAATGGAGCCATTTGCCGAAAAAGGCAGTTGGGAAAAGTTAAAGGTCTGGAAGAACTGCTGAACGCCGATCCCGTTTCAGGCCTGATCGGCATCGCTCACACTCGCTGGGCCACGCACGGCAAGCCCAGCACCGCCAATGCCCATCCGCACGTCAGCCGGAACCGGGTGGCCGTGGTTCACAACGGCATCATCGAAAACCACGAGCAGTTGCGCGACGTTCAGGTGCAATTAGGCTACGAATTCACCTCGGAAACCGATACCGAAGTGATCGTGCACGCGATCGATCATGCTCTGGAGTTTTCCAGAAATTTCGTCGGCGCCGTCAAACATGCCGTTAAAAAACTGGAAGGCGCCTACGCTCTGGGCATCGTTTGCAGCGATTATCCGGACACGTTGATCGCCTGCAGAAAAGGCAGCCCGTTGGTGATCGGCATCGGCATCGGGGAATATTTTGTGGCTTCCGACGTCACGGCCCTGCTGCCGGTGACGCGCCGGTTCATTTTCCTGGAAGACGGCGACCTGGCGGTCATCAAAATCGACGAACTGCTGATCTATGATGCGCACGACAACCTCGTGGACCGCCCGGTCAAGGAAAGCCATCTGGCGGCCGACGCCGTCGACAAGGGCGAATACCGCCACTACATGCTGAAGGAAATCTACGAGCAGCCGTTCGCCATCTCGCAGACGCTGGAAGGCCGTTTCATCAACGGCCGGCTCCAGGAAAGCTCGTTCGGGCATAATGCCTCCGCCGTGTTCGACCGGATCAAATCGGTGATGATTCTGGCCTGCGGCACCAGCTACCATGCCGGCCTGGTCGCGCGCTACTGGTTCGAACGGCTGGCCCGTATTCCCTGTCAGATCGAAGTGGCCAGCGAGTTTCGCTACCGGAATCCGGTGCTCGATCCGGACACTCTTATTGTCACTATCTCTCAGTCCGGAGAAACGGCTGATACCCTGGCCGCCCTGCAGGAAGCCAAGCGACTCGGCGCCAAACATTCCCTGACCATCTGCAATGCGCCCGAAAGTTCCCTGGTCAGGGAATCCGATCTGGTCTTGATGACCCGCGCAGGTCCCGAAATCGGCGTCGCTTCCACCAAAGCCTTCACCACCCAATTGACTACGCTGCTGCTGCTGCTGATCGCCATCGGCCGACGCTTTCAGTTGTCCGAAGAGCTGGAACGGAAAATCACTTCCGAACTGTTCGGCTTGCCGGGCAAGGTCGAAAAAACGCTGCAACTCAACGACGAAATTCAGGAGCTGGCGGAGCAGTTCGCGGAAAAGGAACACGCCTTGTTCCTGGGCCGGGGCACCCATTATCCGATCGCGATGGAAGGGGCGTTGAAGCTGAAGGAGATTTCCTACATCCATGCCGAAGCCTATCCGGCCGGCGAGTTGAAACACGGCCCGCTGGCTCTGATCGACGGCGACATGCCGGTGATTGCGGTGGCTCCGAACAACAGCCTGCTGGAAAAACTCAAGTCCAATCTGCAGGAAGTCAGCGCGCGCGGCGGCCAGTTGATCGTATTCAAGGACGAATCGCTGACCTCGGCCAACGAAGGCAACGTGCAGTACCTCAAGATTCCGAAAGTCGAGAATGAAATAGCTCCCATCGTCTTTACCGTGCCCTTGCAGCTTCTTGCCTATCACGTCGCTGTGCTGAAAGGCACCGACGTCGATCAGCCGAGAAATCTGGCGAAGTCGGTGACGGTGGAGTAA
- a CDS encoding nucleotide sugar dehydrogenase translates to MKQNIVAIVGLGYVGLPLAVEFGKKFETIGYDLSESKIANYKKYIDPTREVSKQDFLASFGLKVTNDPSEINRADFVIIAVPTPVDAAHQPDFSPLVKASTTVGKYLKRGAIVIYESTVYPGATEDICIPILEQESGLKWKKNFHVGYSPERVNPGDKEKKITKIIKVVSGDELETLDKIAKLYESIIDAGVYRASSIKVAEAAKVIENTQRDLNIALMNELSIIFSRIGIDTLEVLEAAGTKWNFLPFRPGLVGGHCIGVDPYYLTHKAEMIGYHPEVILAGRRINDGMASFIAQQTGMLLIRAGYSIKTAKIIVLGLTFKENCPDLRNSKVADVVYELQNFGWDVSVHDPIADPKDAIDEYGISLMNWADLPSADAIVAAVSHKEYLELPFTDLLGKLKPGGVFVDVKSVYDPVFIQSAGYNLWRL, encoded by the coding sequence ATGAAACAGAATATTGTTGCAATTGTTGGGTTGGGTTATGTTGGGTTGCCATTAGCGGTGGAGTTTGGGAAAAAGTTTGAAACTATTGGGTATGACTTATCCGAAAGTAAAATTGCCAATTATAAAAAATATATTGACCCGACAAGAGAAGTCTCAAAGCAAGATTTTTTAGCCTCGTTTGGCTTGAAAGTAACCAATGATCCTAGTGAGATAAATAGAGCTGATTTTGTGATCATAGCAGTACCTACACCAGTAGATGCTGCACATCAGCCAGATTTTTCACCTTTGGTTAAAGCTTCAACTACAGTTGGCAAATATTTAAAACGAGGTGCTATTGTTATTTATGAGTCGACTGTCTATCCTGGAGCAACTGAGGATATTTGCATACCTATACTCGAACAAGAATCCGGCCTTAAATGGAAAAAGAATTTTCATGTCGGCTATTCACCGGAACGAGTTAATCCCGGGGACAAAGAGAAAAAAATTACGAAAATTATTAAGGTAGTGTCTGGCGATGAATTAGAAACACTCGATAAAATTGCCAAACTATATGAAAGCATAATTGATGCCGGTGTCTATCGAGCCAGTTCTATCAAAGTGGCTGAAGCGGCAAAGGTTATTGAAAATACTCAACGCGATTTAAATATAGCGTTGATGAATGAGCTATCTATTATATTTTCCCGTATAGGTATCGATACTCTGGAAGTATTAGAAGCTGCGGGAACTAAATGGAATTTTTTACCTTTCCGCCCTGGGTTAGTAGGTGGGCATTGTATTGGAGTTGATCCCTATTATCTGACTCATAAAGCGGAGATGATCGGCTATCATCCTGAAGTGATTCTTGCTGGAAGACGAATTAATGATGGTATGGCTTCATTCATTGCGCAGCAAACGGGTATGCTATTAATTCGTGCTGGTTATTCAATCAAAACTGCAAAAATTATTGTCTTGGGTTTAACTTTTAAAGAAAACTGTCCTGATTTAAGAAATTCAAAAGTTGCAGATGTAGTCTATGAATTACAGAATTTTGGTTGGGACGTATCAGTGCATGATCCAATAGCCGATCCTAAAGATGCGATAGACGAATATGGAATCTCATTGATGAATTGGGCTGATTTGCCAAGCGCAGATGCGATTGTTGCAGCAGTTTCTCATAAAGAATATTTAGAATTGCCTTTTACTGATTTATTAGGGAAACTAAAACCAGGCGGTGTGTTTGTAGATGTGAAATCGGTATATGATCCGGTTTTTATTCAGTCGGCTGGTTATAATTTGTGGCGACTGTAG